The Synchiropus splendidus isolate RoL2022-P1 chromosome 1, RoL_Sspl_1.0, whole genome shotgun sequence genome includes a window with the following:
- the LOC128746565 gene encoding ly6/PLAUR domain-containing protein 6-like, which yields MEPWPSWAWILLLSHVKAALSRDFTAKDIVRLHPSTTPFPGGFKCFTCQEAVDNYECNRWAPDVYCPRESRYCYTQHVMDDHGDSVSVTKRCSTREDCLLTGCSYVPDNGYKMCSSCCEGNICNMLVPRNESSAVFSSTSPRRDIRWGLMSVTLSCITSRLI from the exons ATGGAGCCGTGGCCGTCTTGGGCCTGGATCCTGCTGCTGAGCCACGTGAAGGCTGCACTGTCACGTGACTTCACCGCGAAAGACATCGTCCGCTTGCACCCCTCAA CTACTCCTTTTCCTGGAGGCTTCAAGTGTTTCACATGTCAAGAAGCTGTAGACAACTATGAGTGCAATCGCTGGGCGCCGGATGTCTACTGTCCGAGAG AGAGCAGGTACTGCTACACGCAGCACGTGATGGACGACCATGGAGACAGTGTGTCTGTCACCAAACGTTGCTCCACTCGGGAGGACTGCCTGCTGACCGGCTGTTCATACGTCCCTGATAACGGCTATAAG ATGTGTTCGTCTTGTTGTGAAGGGAACATCTGCAACATGCTGGTGCCCAGGAACGAAAGCAGTGCCGTGTTCTCATCCACGTCGCCTCGGAGGGACATTAGATGGGGACTTATGTCAGTGACTCTGAGCTGCATCACCTCAAGACTCATTTGA
- the mmadhca gene encoding metabolism of cobalamin associated Da isoform X2 — MLQTMYDFIEREVRQVEVVQFTLNMPSNVLCGGGRWIISRQARSPFRLLSLVRMFSATSPDEPYVSISHADSGPRTVWPDENMGPFGPQDQRFQLPGNVGFDSHLDGIEGRRKTLVHRTVPDVLSAPSSTERVQFILAQFVSEFQDKLGPVSTRVHKAEQYFPQPHTDCSISPCPELLKKDLELLFPLAPSAAATVVTVTQKSFSEETEQNDDQLLHRFVNGAKEMCFALWTAGYWADFIDPSTGKAFFASATGLNSLHTEGELSNSGFHIEASGACTVIRHILRGTSVFVGTVFTNAPTHSMAVTRLQGLTSDWDDEQ, encoded by the exons ATGCTTCAAACTATGTACGATTTTATCGAACGGGAAGTCAGACAAGTGGAG GTCGTGCAGTTCACCCTAAATATGCCTAGCAAT GtgctgtgtggaggaggccggTGGATTATTTCCCGTCAAGCAAGGTCTCCTTTTAGGTTACTCAGCCTCGTAAGAATGTTTTCTGCCACAAGCCCAGATGAGCCTTACGTTTCCATATCTCATGCCGATTCAG GTCCAAGAACAGTTTGGCCGGATGAAAACATGGGACCATTCGGACCTCAGGACCAGCGCTTTCAGCTGCCGGGTAATGTCGGATTCGACAGCCACCTGGATGGAATTGAGGGCAGAAGAAAAACTCTGGTCCACAGAACAGTACCGGATGTACTGTCCGCGcccagcagcacagagagagTCCAGTTCATACTGGCCCAGTTCGTCTCTGAGTTTCAA GATAAACTTGGTCCTGTATCAACAAGAGTTCACAAGGCGGAGCAGTACTTTCCTCAGCCCCACACAGACTGTTCCATTAGTCCGTGCCCTGAGCTGCTAAAAAAAG ATCTTGAGCTGCTGTTTCCACTGGCCCCAAGCGCTGCCGCCACAGTCGTCACCGTGACACAGAAAAGTTTCAGTGAGGAGACGGAGCAGAACGATGATCAGCTGCTACACAGA TTCGTGAACGGTGCCAAAGAGATGTGTTTCGCTCTGTGGACGGCAGGTTACTGGGCGGACTTCATCGATCCATCCACAGGAAAGGCT TTCTTTGCATCAGCCACTGGTCTGAACTCCCTGCATACAGAAGGAGAGCTGAGCAACTCAGGCTTCCACATCGAGGCTTCAGGTGCCTGCACAGTGATTCGCCACATCCTGAGGGGAACGTCCGTGTTTGTGGGGACAGTTTTTACCAACGCTCCCACTCACAGCATGGCTGTGACACGACTACAGGGACTCACAAGTGACTGGGACGACGAGCAGTAG
- the mmadhca gene encoding metabolism of cobalamin associated Da isoform X1, giving the protein MFVFYEAVKFSLVDAKHGCYYGTKCECAECPSSLPVFVLPSGGREAFEVVQFTLNMPSNVLCGGGRWIISRQARSPFRLLSLVRMFSATSPDEPYVSISHADSGPRTVWPDENMGPFGPQDQRFQLPGNVGFDSHLDGIEGRRKTLVHRTVPDVLSAPSSTERVQFILAQFVSEFQDKLGPVSTRVHKAEQYFPQPHTDCSISPCPELLKKDLELLFPLAPSAAATVVTVTQKSFSEETEQNDDQLLHRFVNGAKEMCFALWTAGYWADFIDPSTGKAFFASATGLNSLHTEGELSNSGFHIEASGACTVIRHILRGTSVFVGTVFTNAPTHSMAVTRLQGLTSDWDDEQ; this is encoded by the exons atgtttgtgttttatgaagCTGTTAAATTTAGTTTAGTAGATGCAAAACATGGTTGTTACTATGGGACGAAGTGCGAGTGCGCAGAATGTCCCTCGTCACTTCCCGTATTTGTTTTGCCATCGGGCGGACGTGAAGCTTTTGAG GTCGTGCAGTTCACCCTAAATATGCCTAGCAAT GtgctgtgtggaggaggccggTGGATTATTTCCCGTCAAGCAAGGTCTCCTTTTAGGTTACTCAGCCTCGTAAGAATGTTTTCTGCCACAAGCCCAGATGAGCCTTACGTTTCCATATCTCATGCCGATTCAG GTCCAAGAACAGTTTGGCCGGATGAAAACATGGGACCATTCGGACCTCAGGACCAGCGCTTTCAGCTGCCGGGTAATGTCGGATTCGACAGCCACCTGGATGGAATTGAGGGCAGAAGAAAAACTCTGGTCCACAGAACAGTACCGGATGTACTGTCCGCGcccagcagcacagagagagTCCAGTTCATACTGGCCCAGTTCGTCTCTGAGTTTCAA GATAAACTTGGTCCTGTATCAACAAGAGTTCACAAGGCGGAGCAGTACTTTCCTCAGCCCCACACAGACTGTTCCATTAGTCCGTGCCCTGAGCTGCTAAAAAAAG ATCTTGAGCTGCTGTTTCCACTGGCCCCAAGCGCTGCCGCCACAGTCGTCACCGTGACACAGAAAAGTTTCAGTGAGGAGACGGAGCAGAACGATGATCAGCTGCTACACAGA TTCGTGAACGGTGCCAAAGAGATGTGTTTCGCTCTGTGGACGGCAGGTTACTGGGCGGACTTCATCGATCCATCCACAGGAAAGGCT TTCTTTGCATCAGCCACTGGTCTGAACTCCCTGCATACAGAAGGAGAGCTGAGCAACTCAGGCTTCCACATCGAGGCTTCAGGTGCCTGCACAGTGATTCGCCACATCCTGAGGGGAACGTCCGTGTTTGTGGGGACAGTTTTTACCAACGCTCCCACTCACAGCATGGCTGTGACACGACTACAGGGACTCACAAGTGACTGGGACGACGAGCAGTAG